In Halostagnicola larsenii XH-48, the sequence GGTCCGTATAGAGCGTATGGCCGACCGAATTCTGGTTCCAGTCGATGGATCGGACCGATCAGACGAGACGCTCGAGTACGCGATGGAGACGTTTCCCGACGCAGAGATCACGGCGCTGCACGTCGTCGAAGTGGGACAGGGCGACATCGGCACGTTCTCCGCGATGACGGGGGACGTTCCCGGCGACGAGGCCGAACTGGAACGCTCCGAGGGGATCCTCGAGGCCGCTCGCGAGCGCGGCGAGGAACACGGCGTCGAGATCGAGACCGAACGCGGACGCGGACGCCCCGACCGCCTGATCGTCAGACGGGCCGAGGACGGTAACTACGACCTGATCGTCATCGGCAGTCACGGTCGAGACGGCCTCGCGCGGGTGCTTCTCGGAAGCGTCGCGGAGAAAGTCACGCGGCGGTCGCCGGTGCCGGTGTTGGTCGCTCGATAGGAACGTTCGAAAACGGCCGCCGAACTCTGCCGTCTATTTTCGCCCGCTCAGACCCGGTCGGCGTCCTCGGGGATCTCGTGGGCGGGAAGCAGGCCGGGTTTCTCGAGGGCGTAGTAGCCGACGACGTGGACGACCGCCGCCGCGATCATCCCGTTGAGTGCGGCGATTCCGGGAAGCGGTGCCGCGACCGTGAGCCCCGGAAGCACCGACCCGGCGGTCAGAACGGCGACGAGACAGCCGGCGACGTACGCGATGATGCTCGTCCACCGAATGCTCGTGAACCGGACGTCACTCATTCGCGGAATCGCTCCCCGCCAGCACAGCAGAAAGTCGACGATGATGATCGCACCGAGCGGCGGG encodes:
- a CDS encoding universal stress protein, producing MADRILVPVDGSDRSDETLEYAMETFPDAEITALHVVEVGQGDIGTFSAMTGDVPGDEAELERSEGILEAARERGEEHGVEIETERGRGRPDRLIVRRAEDGNYDLIVIGSHGRDGLARVLLGSVAEKVTRRSPVPVLVAR